A region from the Aegilops tauschii subsp. strangulata cultivar AL8/78 chromosome 5, Aet v6.0, whole genome shotgun sequence genome encodes:
- the LOC109753022 gene encoding probable CoA ligase CCL6 produces the protein MDKTAYTVKVGEATPAAGGRPAAGPVYRSIYAKDGLMRLPQEIHSPWDFFSGAVKKYPKNRMLGRRQVSDGKAGDYVWQTYEQVYQKVIQIGAAIRGFGVKPGAHCAIYGSNCPEWVMAMQACNSQGICYVPLYDTLGQNAVEFILDHAEISIAFMQESKIKSIASILPKCTAHIKAIVSFGDVPIELKREVEQLGVSCFSWEEFSTMGEDIQELPKKQKDDICTIMYTSGTTGEPKGVIITNRAIVAGVTTTEHLLQLTDKVVDEYDSYFSYLPLAHIFDQVIGNYCISKGASIGFWQGDIRYLMEDVQVMKPTIFCGVPRVYDRIYTGINQKIQSGGLIAKHLFQYAYNYKLGNLMNGFKQHEASPFFDKIVFSKIKEGLGGRIRLMLSGAAPLPRHIEEFMRVTSCSVLAQGYGLTESCSGCFTSIANVISMIGTVGPPVTAVEARLESVPEMGYDALSSAPRGEICLRGHTLFSGYYKRPDLTKEVFSDGWFHTGDIGEWQPDGTMKIIDRKKNIFKLSQGEYVAVEVLESAYAQSQLVASVWVYGNSFESFLVAVVVPEKQAIEDWAALNSKSGDYAELCSDPKARRYIQDELNQTGKKLGLRGFEMLRAVHLEPVPFSIDKDLITPTFKLKRPQLLKYYKNRVDQLYKDAKMGTAQ, from the exons ATGGACAAGACGGCGTACACCGTGAAGGTGGGCGAGGCGACGCCGGCCGCCGGCGGCAGGCCGGCGGCCGGGCCGGTCTACCGGAGCATCTACGCCAAGGACGGCCTCATGCGGCTTCCGCAGGAAATCCATTCCCCATGGGACTTCTTCAG TGGAGCAGTCAAGAAGTATCCCAAGAACAGAATGCTCGGACGGCGCCAGGTTTCTGATGGCAAG GCTGGTGACTATGTGTGGCAAACGTATGAACAAGTGTACCAGAAGGTTATCCAGATTGGAGCAGCTATCAGAGGCTTCGGCGTTAAGCCG GGGGCTCACTGTGCCATATATGGATCCAACTGCCCAGAATGGGTCATGGCCATGCAG GCTTGCAACAGCCAAGGAATTTGTTATGTACCACTGTATGACACCCTCG GACAAAATGCAGTTGAATTCATCTTGGACCATGCTGAGATCTCCATAGCCTTTATGCAGGAGAGCAAGATAAAATCA ATTGCCTCCATACTCCCAAAGTGCACAGCACACATCAAAG CCATTGTTAGTTTTGGAGATGTGCCAATTGAGCTGAAAAGGGAAGTTGAACAATTAGGAGTATCTTGCTTTTCCTGGGAAGAATTTTCTACAATG GGAGAAGACATTCAAGAACTTCCTAAGAAACAAAAGGACGACATTTGTACAATCATGTACACCAGTGGAACAACAGGGGAGCCAAAGGGTGTGATAATCACGAACAGGGCTATCGTAGCTGGGGTTACGACCACAGAGCACCTCCTCCAATTGACAGATAAAGTG GTGGATGAATATGATTCATACTTTTCCTATCTTCCATTAGCTCACATTTTCGATCAAGTAATCGGGAATTACTGCATCTCCAAAGGGGCTTCCATTGGATTCTGGCAAGGG GACATTAGGTACCTGATGGAGGATGTGCAAGTGATGAAACCAACAATATTCTGTGGTGTTCCTCGCGTTTATGATCGTATATACACAG GTATCAACCAAAAAATTCAGTCTGGAGGGCTAATAGCCAAGCACCTTTTTCAGTATGCTTACAACTA CAAACTTGGCAACTTAATGAACGGATTCAAACAGCATGAAGCATCGCCATTTTTTGACAAAATAGTCTTCAGCAAA ATAAAGGAAGGGCTTGGAGGACGCATACGTCTCATGCTATCAGGCGCGGCACCTTTGCCAAGACACATTGAAGAGTTCATGCGAGTTACCAGCTGCAGTGTCCTCGCACAAGGATATG GGCTCACTGAGAGCTGCTCCGGATGCTTTACATCGATCGCCAATGTTATTTCGATGATTGGGACGGTTGGCCCTCCCGTGACAGCAGTCGAGGCACGGTTGGAGTCTGTTCCTGAAATGGGTTACGACGCGCTCTCCAGTGCGCCGCGAGGCGAGATCTGCTTGAGGGGACACACCTTGTTCTCTGGGTACTACAAGCGCCCTGACCTCACAAAGGAAGTGTTCTCAGATGGTTGGTTCCATACAG GCGATATCGGGGAGTGGCAACCGGATGGCACGATGAAGATCATCGACAGAAAGAAGAACATCTTCAAGCTGTCCCAGGGGGAATATGTAGCAGTGGAGGTCCTGGAAAGCGCATACGCGCAGTCTCAACTTGTTGCATCG GTTTGGGTCTACGGGAACAGCTTCGAGTCCTTCCTTGTTGCTGTGGTTGTCCCTGAGAAGCAAGCCATTGAGGACTGGGCTGCACTTAACAGCAAGTCTGGTGACTACGCTGAGTTGTGCAGTGATCCGAAGGCAAGGAGGTACATCCAGGATGAGCTGAATCAAACCGGCAAGAAACTCGGG TTGAGAGGATTTGAGATGCTGAGGGCCGTGCACCTGGAGCCAGTGCCATTCAGCATCGACAAGGACCTGATCACCCCAACTTTCAAGCTCAAGAGGCCCCAGCTGCTCAAATATTACAAG AATCGCGTTGATCAGCTGTACAAGGATGCCAAGATGGGAACTGCACAATGA
- the LOC109753003 gene encoding uncharacterized protein: MAGIVHKEFPELAQTGLNYLSWSSDCEIFLQGKTLLRAIGKGAQLAVTDPKFETENAQALHFLRHHLSPTLKDEYMAERSASGLWTALKQRFERLKYTVKPRAEAEWIRLRFADFKTVGEYNSALHRICTTLQLCGTEITDSQKIEKTLSTFHPDAVQSSRNYRQGNYTRYSELIDVLQVAEAQDEVLKKNFVAQPLGGSSRQEVNALKVRKPQQKKRGRKGKKKGPHPPAPAKQNKPGKGGQRPQDCFRCGSVEHFSRQCRAPQEVVAAYKARKARETHLALVQEGAPPAPMAAPVMIATPPAAPIEATPVVPIAAALAVSTEAHVAMEVDHMAASAAPPLDIDAASKIISEEDQLTSMEIAAEVNGFFTEST, encoded by the coding sequence ATGGCCGGAATTGTCCACAAGGAGTTTCCTGAGTTGGCCCAGACAGGGCTGAACTACCTGTCATGGTCCTCGGACTGCGAGATCTTTCTCCAGGGCAAAACCCTCCTGAGGGCGATCGGTAAGGGGGCCCAGCTGGCCGTCACTGATCCCAAGTTCGAGACTGAGAATGCGCAGGCTCTGCACTTTCTCCGTCATCACCTGTCACCTACTCTGAAAGATGAGTATATGGCTGAGCGCAGTGCTTCTGGCCTTTGGACCGCTCTTAAGCAGCGGTTTGAGCGGCTGAAGTACACTGTGAAGCCACGTGCGGAGGCAGAGTGGATCCGTCTGAGGTTTGCGGACTTCAAGACGGTTGGGGAGTACAATTCGGCTCTGCACCGGATTTGTACGACTCTTCAGTTGTGTGGTACTGAGATTACCGACTCCCAGAAGATTGAGAAAACCCTATCCACTTTCCACCCCGACGCGGTCCAGTCCTCACGGAACTACCGCCAGGGGAACTACACGAGGTATTCAGAGTTGATTGACGTCCTCCAGGTGGCGGAGGCGCAAGACGAGGTTCTCAAAAAGAACTTTGTCGCGCAACCACTTGGGGGGAGTTCTCGCCAGGAGGTGAACGCTCTCAAAGTCCGCAAGCCTCAACAGAAGAAGAGGGGCCGGAAGGGCAAGAAGAAGGGCCCTCACCCCCCCGCCCCGGCTAAGCAGAACAAGCCGGGCAAGGGAGGGCAAAGGCCTCAGGACTGCTTCCGTTGTGGCTCGGTGGAGCATTTCTCCCGCCAGTGCCGCGCACCACAGGAGGTCGTTGCTGCATATAAGGCTCGGAAGGCGCGTGAGACGCACCTCGCCTTGGTTCAGGAGGGAGCTCCACCGGCGCCCATGGCGGCACCCGTGATGATTGCTACTCCCCCTGCTGCGCCTATAGAGGCGACCCCCGTGGTGCCCATCGCGGCAGCTTTGGCGGTCTCTACCGAGGCCCACGTCGCCATGGAGGTTGACCACATGGCCGCCTCGGCGGCGCCGCCACTAGACATTGATGCTGCCTCCAAGATAATTTCTGAGGAGGATCAGCTCACTAGTATGGAGATTGCGGCGGAAGTGAATGGCTTCTTCACCGAGTCCACTTAG